Proteins encoded by one window of Kribbella flavida DSM 17836:
- a CDS encoding TetR/AcrR family transcriptional regulator: MTRTRLTAAERGEEVLDAAVVAFGASGYAGTRTDEIARLAGVSQPYVIRLFGTKQQLFLATVHRVSDRVEQTFRAAADEQTDLASLGKSYEQLLTERELLVVLLHGFAASAEPAIGDAVRERFGGIYRLVRELTGASREEAREFLATGMLLTVMAAMQVAGPNPITCGWSTELLDDL, encoded by the coding sequence ATGACGAGGACCAGGCTGACCGCGGCCGAGCGCGGCGAAGAGGTGCTGGACGCGGCAGTGGTGGCGTTCGGCGCGTCGGGCTATGCCGGCACCAGGACCGACGAGATCGCCCGGCTGGCCGGGGTGTCCCAGCCGTACGTGATCCGGCTGTTCGGCACCAAGCAGCAGTTGTTCCTGGCCACCGTCCACCGGGTCAGCGACCGGGTCGAGCAGACGTTCCGTGCGGCCGCCGACGAGCAGACCGACCTGGCCTCGCTCGGCAAGTCCTACGAGCAGCTGCTCACCGAGCGGGAACTGCTGGTGGTCCTGCTGCACGGCTTCGCGGCGAGCGCCGAGCCCGCGATCGGCGACGCCGTCCGGGAACGTTTCGGCGGCATCTACCGGCTGGTGCGCGAACTGACCGGCGCGTCCCGCGAGGAGGCCCGCGAGTTCCTCGCCACCGGCATGCTGCTGACCGTGATGGCCGCGATGCAGGTCGCCGGCCCGAACCCGATCACCTGCGGCTGGTCCACCGAACTGCTGGACGATCTCTAG
- a CDS encoding DHA2 family efflux MFS transporter permease subunit, which translates to MTSTALEPDLPAAARPAPRSLATVLAVVGIPVFMVTLDNLVVTTALPVIKADLGATLTDLQWFVNAYTLSFATLLLTASAIGDRLGRRRIFLAGIVLFTLASAACALATEPWMLIGARAIQGVGAAAVMPLSLTLLSAAVPAGKRSAAIGIWGGISGLGVAVGPVVGGAVVDGLNWQWIFWLNVPIGVLVLPFAARVLGESFGGSRRFDPVGLLLSAVGVLAVVWGVVHGAEDGWTAGPVLGALVGGAVLLAAFLVWESRSPAPMLPLRLFRIRAISAVNATSFTFSVGVFGAVFLLAQFFQVVQGYSPLESGLRTLPWTMAPMVVAPIAGLVVDRVGARVLIATGQALLAVGLAWMALVTTVDVTYGSYVVPFVLAGIGMGLTFAPTASVVMAAAAETDRGVASGTSNTIREVGVAMGVAVLASVFASAGSYESPARYVDGLVPAVWVGAAVVAVGAFVALLIPGPRRTR; encoded by the coding sequence ATGACTTCCACCGCCCTCGAGCCCGACCTGCCGGCCGCCGCCCGGCCGGCCCCGCGCTCACTCGCCACGGTGCTGGCCGTGGTCGGCATCCCGGTGTTCATGGTCACTCTGGACAACCTCGTGGTGACCACCGCGCTGCCGGTGATCAAGGCCGACCTGGGGGCCACACTGACCGACCTGCAGTGGTTCGTGAACGCCTACACGCTGTCGTTCGCGACGCTGCTGCTGACCGCCTCGGCGATCGGCGACCGGCTCGGCCGGCGGCGGATCTTCCTGGCCGGCATCGTCTTGTTCACGCTGGCCTCCGCGGCCTGCGCACTGGCCACCGAGCCCTGGATGCTGATCGGCGCCCGGGCGATCCAGGGCGTCGGCGCGGCCGCGGTGATGCCGCTGTCGCTGACGCTGCTGTCGGCCGCCGTACCGGCCGGGAAGCGCAGCGCCGCGATCGGGATCTGGGGTGGCATCTCCGGCCTCGGCGTCGCGGTCGGGCCGGTCGTCGGCGGAGCGGTCGTGGACGGGCTCAACTGGCAGTGGATCTTCTGGCTGAACGTGCCGATCGGCGTGCTCGTGCTGCCGTTCGCCGCCCGGGTGCTGGGGGAGTCGTTCGGCGGCAGCCGGCGGTTCGACCCGGTCGGCCTGCTGCTGTCCGCGGTCGGCGTGCTGGCGGTCGTGTGGGGTGTGGTGCACGGCGCCGAGGACGGCTGGACGGCCGGTCCGGTTCTCGGTGCACTGGTCGGTGGTGCGGTGCTGCTGGCCGCGTTCCTGGTCTGGGAGAGCCGGTCGCCGGCGCCGATGCTGCCGCTGCGGCTGTTCCGGATCCGGGCGATCAGCGCGGTCAACGCGACGTCGTTCACGTTCTCGGTGGGCGTGTTCGGCGCGGTCTTCCTGCTGGCCCAGTTCTTCCAGGTGGTGCAGGGCTACTCGCCGCTGGAGTCGGGCCTGCGGACCCTGCCGTGGACGATGGCGCCGATGGTGGTCGCGCCGATCGCCGGACTGGTGGTGGACCGGGTCGGCGCCCGGGTGCTGATCGCGACCGGGCAGGCCCTGCTGGCCGTCGGCCTGGCCTGGATGGCGCTCGTCACCACCGTCGACGTCACCTACGGCTCGTACGTCGTACCGTTCGTGCTCGCCGGGATCGGGATGGGACTGACCTTCGCGCCGACCGCGAGCGTGGTGATGGCGGCCGCGGCGGAGACCGACCGCGGGGTCGCCTCCGGGACCAGCAACACGATCCGCGAGGTCGGGGTCGCGATGGGCGTCGCGGTGCTCGCCTCGGTGTTCGCCTCGGCCGGGTCGTACGAGTCGCCGGCGCGCTACGTCGACGGGCTGGTCCCCGCGGTCTGGGTCGGAGCGGCCGTGGTGGCGGTCGGGGCGTTCGTCGCGCTGCTCATCCCGGGCCCGCGCCGGACCCGCTGA
- a CDS encoding MmcQ/YjbR family DNA-binding protein produces MPTTEEREVLDAEDVRRIALSLPETVEKQRWNHPTFDVAGRMFVTVPDDQTSFAVRCPRLERDELIAAEPEKFWVPPHEAGSAWVRVRLAALDGTDELHDILLDSWQQAAPTGLTAPDK; encoded by the coding sequence GTGCCGACGACGGAGGAACGGGAAGTGCTGGACGCGGAGGACGTACGCCGGATCGCGCTGTCGCTGCCGGAGACGGTGGAGAAGCAGCGCTGGAACCACCCGACCTTCGACGTCGCGGGCCGGATGTTCGTCACCGTGCCGGACGACCAGACCTCGTTCGCCGTCCGCTGCCCGCGGCTGGAGCGCGACGAGCTGATCGCCGCCGAGCCGGAGAAGTTCTGGGTCCCGCCGCACGAGGCCGGCTCCGCCTGGGTCCGCGTCCGCCTGGCCGCACTCGACGGCACCGACGAGCTGCACGACATCCTGCTCGACTCCTGGCAGCAGGCCGCCCCCACCGGCCTGACCGCGCCCGACAAGTAG